A genomic stretch from Xiphophorus maculatus strain JP 163 A chromosome 14, X_maculatus-5.0-male, whole genome shotgun sequence includes:
- the LOC111610842 gene encoding uncharacterized protein LOC111610842, with the protein MARLALFLFLVWTGSQLAGALVFEIHIRVMEGQAVTLPCRAPNMVDPIKYLEWSRPDQKMSYIILYRDQHFYPDFQDRAFRKRADLLDKEMKEGQVSLVLRNTSVADNGVYECRVVQAMGNRQKRSVLIAEPNMVIKLRVSPQNQIHDDDAAADADAAWLNRRRNQDEDGDDDDDVQQYLAFLLPVVAVTVPLLALITCKLFRSFLMMSYRPVSK; encoded by the exons ATGGCTCGCCTCGCGCTTTTCCTCTTCCTGGTTTGGACAGGATCCCAGCTGGCTGGAGCTTTAGTCT TTGAGATCCACATCCGGGTGATGGAAGGTCAGGCCGTCACGCTGCCGTGCCGCGCTCCCAACATGGTGGACCCCATCAAATACCTGGAGTGGAGTCGACCCGACCAGAAGATGTCCTACATCATCCTGTACCGAGACCAGCACTTCTACCCGGACTTCCAGGACCGGGCCTTCCGGAAGCGAGCCGACCTGCTGGACAAGGAGATGAAGGAGGGCCAGGTGTCTCTGGTGCTGAGGAACACCTCGGTGGCCGACAACGGCGTGTACGAGTGCCGGGTGGTGCAGGCGATGGGGAACCGCCAGAAGAGATCGGTTCTGATCGCTGAGCCCAACATGGTCATCAAGCTGAGAGTCAGTCCACAAA ATCAAATCCATGACGACGACGCCGCAGCCGACGCCGACGCCGCCTGGCTGAACCGCAGGAGGAACCAGGATGAAGAcggtgatgatgatgacgacgtCCAGCAGTATCTGGCCTTCCTGCTGCCGGTCGTCGCCGTGACGGTTCCTCTGCTGGCGCTGATCACATGCAAGTTGTTCAGATCTTTTCTGATGATGAGCTACAGACCCGTCTCCAAGTGA